The genome window TCGCCGCGATGGTGCGCTCGTCGGACCACTGGATCACGAACGCCGCGAAAGGCGCTGAAACGGACGTCTTCGAGGTCGACGACGAGGCACGAGAACTCGTCGAGAACGCGAGCGACGCCGTCGGCGGCGGCCTGCTCGGGATCGATCTCATGGAAACTGAAGACGGCTATACGGTCCACGAAGTCAACCACACCGTCGAGTTCAAGGCGCTGGACGGTGCCGTCGAGACCGACGTCGCCGGTGCCGTCGTCGACTGGCTCGAGGCGAAAGTTGTGGCTGGCGACGACCAGGTGGAGGTGTCCGCCTGATGGCCGTCGACACCGACACCGACGTCGGCGAGGGCGGCGAGACCGTCACGGCAACCGTCGTCGGGGGCTCCGGCTTTACCGGCGGCGAACTGCTTCGCCTGCTCGCAGGCCACCCGAACGTCGAGCTCGCCGAGGTGACGAGCCGCTCGAAAGCGGGAAAGAGCGTCGGCTCTGTCCATCCGCCACTGCGCGGAGCGGACCTGCGCTTTACCGAACCAGATGACCTCGAGTCCGTCGACGTGCTGTTCGCCGCGACGCCCCACGGCGTCTCGATGAGCCAGATCGACGACTTCTTCGACGTTGCCGAGACGGTCGTCGACCTCTCGGCGGACTTCCGCCTCGAGACCGAAGAGCAGTACGACGAGTGGTACGACGGCCACGACGCGCCCGAGTACCTCGAGAAGGCGGAGTATGCCCTTCCGGAGATCAATCGGGAGAATCTCGCGGGCGCCGAGTTGATCGCCGGCGGTGGCTGTAACGCCACGGCCACGATTATGGGCCTCTACCCGCTCGTCGAGGCCGGCATTATCGACGGGGAGCAACAGATCGTCGTCGACGTCAAAGTCGGCTCCTCGGAAGGGGGAGCTGGCGGCGGCGAGGCCTCGAGTCACCCCGAGCGTTCGGGCGTCGTCCGTCCGTACGCACCGACGGGCCACCGACACGAAGCCGAGATCGAGCAGTTCCTCGGCACCTCGGTCGCGTTCACGTGCCACGCTGTCGACATGATCCGTGGTGCGAGCGCGACGAGCCACGTCTTCCCCTCGGGACCCGTCTCGAAGGGCGACCTCTGGAAGGCCTACCGCGGCTGTTATGAGGACGAGCCGTTCGTCCGGATGGCAGCCGGCGGCTCCGGCGTGTATCGGTATCCGGAACCGAAGGCCGTCGCCGGGACGAACTACGCCGAAGTCGGCTTCGAACTCGATCCGTCGAACAAGCGCGTCGTCGTCTTCTCGGCGATCGACAACATGATGAAGGGGTCGGCCGGCCAGGCCGTCCACGCCGCCAACATCGCCCTCGGCTTCGAGGAAACCGCCGGACTCGAGTTTGCGGGACTGCATCCCGTGGGGGCACCCTGAAATGACAGTCGTCGTCAAAATCGGCGGCGCACGCGCCGTCGATCCCGAAGGTGCGCTCGCGGACGTCTCGAACCTCGTCGAGGAAGGCGAAGACGTCGTCCTCACCCACGGTGGCTCGACGGCCGTCGACGAGACGCTCGAGGACCTCGGCCAGGAACCAACCTACGTCGAGACACCCGGCGGCGTCGTCGGGCGCTTTACCGACGAGGACACCATGGACGTCTTCAAGATGGTGATGCCCGGCACGCTCAACACCGACCTTGTCGAGAGCCTACAGAACGAGGGCGTGAACGCGGTCGGGCTCTCGGGGCTCGACGGCAAGTTGCTCGAGGGCAAACGCAAGTCGGCCGTTCGCGTCAAAGAAGACGGCAAGAAGAAGATCAAACGCGGCGACCACTCCGGGAAGATCGAGTCGGTCAACGCGGAGTTGCTCGAGACGCTGCTGTCGGGCGGCTACACGCCCGTCGCCTCCGTCCCCATGCTGGGCGCGGAAAAAGACGGCGGGTACACCGCCGTGAACGCCGACGCCGACCGCGCCGCCGCGGCCATCGCGGGCGCACTCCGTGCCGACCTCGTTCTCCTCACCGACGTCTCGGGCATCTACGAAGACCCCGACGACGAGTCGACGAGGATCGATTCGGCGTCGACCCCCGAGGCCTTCGAGTCGGTCAAGCAAGCCGCTGAAGGGTTCATGACCAAGAAGGTCATGGCCGCCGAGGAAGCGCTGGACGGTGGTGCCGCGTCGGTCGTCGTCGCGACGGCCAACGCCGACGAGCCCATCTCGGGTGCACTGAGTGGCGAGGGCACGACGCTCGAGCCCGGCGTGCTCGCCGACGGCGAGGAGGTGGAACAGTGAGCGACCACGACTTCATCTCCGGCAGCAAGCCCATCCCGCTCGAGCGCGGCGAGGGGCCGTCTCTCTATGCCAAAGACGGCACCGAGTATCTCGACGCCGGCGCGAGCTACGCATGTACGCCGCTGGGTCACAGCCATCCGGCTGTCGTCGAGGCGGTCCAAGAGCAGGTCGGCGAACTCACGTTCGTCGACTCCTCGTTCCCGGTCGAATCCCGCGAGAACGCCTACGCGGCGCTCGTCGCCTCGGCACCAGCTGGCCTCGAGTCGGCCTGGTTCTGTAACTCCGGCACCGAGGCCAACGAGGCCGCACTGAAGTTCGCCCGCTCGGCGACCGGTAACTCGAAGATCATCGCCGCGACTCGCTCGTTCCACGGTCGAACAATGGGGTCGCTCGCAGCCACCTGGAAGGACGCGTACAAGAAGCCGTTCGAGCCGCTGGCCGGGGACGTGGAGTTCGTCCCGTACGGCGACAGCGAGGAACTCGCCGAGGCCGTCGACGACGAAACTGCGGCCGTGATCCTGGAACCGATCCAGGGCGAAGGTGGGATCAACGTCCCACCGGCGGGCTACCTCGAGACGGCCCGAGAACGCACCGAGGAGGCTGGCGCGGCGCTCGTCTTCGATGAGGTCCAGACCGGCATGGGCCGGACGGGCGAGATGTGGGCCTGCCAGAACGCAGGTGTCACGCCAGACATCCTCACGACGGCGAAAGGCCTCGGCAACGGCCTACCCGTCGGCGGCGTCGTCGTCCGCGACTGGATCGCCGACGGCGCGGCCTCGCACAACGCCACGTTCAGCGGTGGCCCCGTCGTCACCGCAGCGGTCCACGCCACCATCTCGACACTGCTCGAGGAGGAGTGGCCCGCCCACGCCGCCGAGCTGGGCGAGTACCTCACGAGCGAACTCGAGGCGGCACTGGGCGAGGAGGTCCGTGAGGTCCGCGGCGAGGGCCTGCTCGTCGGCATCGAGTTGAAACGCGGTTCGAACCGCGTCGCTCGCGATCTGGCGCTCGAACACCAGATCCTGGCGCTGCCGGCGGGACGGACCGTTCTCCGGCTGCTCCCGCCGCTCGTGATCGACGAGGCGGAAGCCGACTCGATCGTCGCTGCACTGGCCGAGATCGTCGCCCCCGAAGCACAGGCCGAATCATGAGCGCGTCGATGGACGACACCACGGCCGTCTCGCTCGAGGACGCCCGCACCCTGTTGGTCGATCTGGTCTCGATCCCCTCGCCGTCAGGCGAGGAACGCGAAGCAGCCAAACGGCTCGTCGACTTCTTCGAAGCCCACGACCGCGAGGTCTGGATCGACGCCGTCGGCAACGTGCGTGCACCCGCGGACGACTCCGTCCTGTTGACCTCACACATCGACACCGTTCCGGGTGACATCCCGGTCGAGGTCGAAGCGACCGGCGACGACGAGATCCTCTGGGGTCGCGGCAGCGTCGACGCGACGGGTCCACTGGCGGCGATGGCCGCCGCAGCCGTCCGAACGGGCGTCTCGTTCGTCGGCGTCGTCGGCGAGGAAGTCGACTCGAGCGGGTCGCGCTATCTCATCGACGACCGTGAGACGGCCCCGGAAGCCGTCGTCAACGGCGAGCCATCCGGTGCTAACGGCATCACACTCGGTTATCGTGGCCTGCTCGCCGGTACCTACGTCGCGACCAGCGAGTCTGGGCACACCTCCCGACCGGATCCGAACGCGATCCAACACGCCGTCAGCTGGTGGTCGGCCGTCGAAGACCGGTTCGAAGGTGGCGAGTACGAACCCATCTTCGAGCAGGTGACGACCAAGCCCGTCGACATCCAAGGCGGTATCAGCGAGGATGGGCTCTCCGTCGAGGCGACGATGGACGTCCAGTTACGCGTCCCGCCCGCCCTCGACGTCGAAACGGTTCGCGAAGCCGCAGAGGCCGAACTCGAGGTCGGAACCGTTACCTGGAAGGACAAGGTTCCGCCGGTGATGATGAGTCCGCGTACGGAGGTCGCCCGGGCGTTTCGGGTCGCCATCCGCAACGAGGGCGAAGAGCCGCGACTGCTCAGAAAGACCGGCACCAGCGACATGAACGTCTACGCCAGCGCCTGGGACTGTCCGATGGCCACCTACGGCCCCGGCAACTCTGACCTCGATCACGCACCCGACGAGCGACTCTCGCTCGCCGAGTTCGACCGATCGGTCGCGATTCTCGAACGGGTCGCGACCACACTCAGTGAAGGTGACGACGAATGACCGACGAACCACGACACTTCCTCGAGATCGACGACGTCTCGACCGACGAACTCGGTGCGATCCTCGATCGTGCCGACGAGTACAAACGCGCCCAGCACAACGGTGAGGCCCACGAAGACCTCGACGGGCAGACGCTGGGGATGATCTTCCAGAAGCCGAGCACCCGGACCCGCGTCTCCTTCGAGACGGGGATGACACAACTCGGCGGCCACGCCGTCTTCCTCGGCGAGGACGACATCCAGCTTGGCCGGGGCGAACCGCTAAAAGACACCTCCCGTACCCTCTCGCGGTACGTCGACGCCGTGATGGCCCGCGTGTTCAAACACGAGAACGCGGAGGTGCTCGCCGAGTACGCCACCGTCCCCGTGGTCAACGGCCTGACAGACGACGCCCACCCCTGCCAGACGCTCGCGGACTTACAGACGATCCGCGAACTCGAGGGTGGGTTCGACGGCGTTTCGGCGGCCTGGGTCGGCGACGGCAACAACGTCGCCCAGTCGTTTGCCGTGGGGTGTGCACTGACCGACATCGACCTCACCGTCGCGACGCCAGAAGGCTACGGGATCGACGACGCGGTCGTCGAACGCGCCCGCGAACTGGGCGGGAACCTGGCGGTGACGAACGATCCCGTCGAAGCGGCCACGGACGCTGACGTTATCTACACTGACGTCTGGATCAGCATGGGTCAGGAGGACGAACGCGACGTTCGTATGCAGGCGTTCGAGGGCTTTCAGGTCAACTCGGAGCTGCTCTCTTATGCCCCCGACGCGTCGGTGATGCACTGTCTCCCCGCACACCGCGGCGAGGAGGTCACCGACGCAGTCGTCGAGAGCGACCAGTCGGTCGTCTTCGACCAGGCAGAGAATCGACTTCACGCCCAAAAGGCGCTGTTGAGTTGGCTGCTCGAGTAGTACGACCGCGAACTGAGTGAGCGGCTTTTTGTTCTCTCGCTGAACGACGTGACGCGACGGCCAGCGAGAGCGTTGCTCTCGCGAGACGGATTTTTGCGTGAGGGTGAGCAAAGCGAACCCGAGCGGAAAACGGTGGCAACGAAGGTGCTGGTGAGTTGGCTGCTCGAGATCCGTTCGAGTGGTCAATCGACGCTTTTTGCTGGTCAAGTACTGGTTTGTGGTTCCCAGGGAGTTGTTATCTAGCTGAACTGTCTCGAGGGCTTATCCCGCTGTCAGAGGGCGAGACGAGTACATGGCATTCAGAGTAGTACTCGCGGTCGTCATCATGCTCATCGGCCCCGCAGCGTTGTTCACACTCATCTTGCTGTGAGTAGTCGAGGAAGTCGGCTCGAGAGGTGGAAGAATATGACCCATCAGAGGCCGTAGACGACGTAACCAGACGGATACCGAGATCGATGCCGCACACTGGTCGGCGGCTGGCTGTCTCCGGCACGTGTCCCCGAACCGGTCGATGCGGGACCGGCCCGCGCGTTCGGTACCGAACGCGGAGGGAACGGCAAATCCGCGCACTTTTCCCCCTCGCCTCCGTCTCGAGCGACAATGAGTCTCAGTCTCTCCGCCGACCGACCGTCGGTGCCCGACGAGGCAGACAACGGCGTCTGGCTCGAGTGTATCGAGTGCGGTGAAACCTACGCGCCGTTCGAGGCCGTTCGGTACACCTGTGACGAATGCGACGGCCTGCTCGAGGTTCGGTACGCCGACCTCCCGACGTTCGACGAGTTCGAGGGCCACGGCGTCTGGCGCTACGCTCCAGCCTTGCCGCTCGAGGAGGGCGTGACGATCCAGGAGGGTGCGACGCCGCTGTATGAGGTCCCTCGACTCGAAGAAAGCGTTGGCGTCGAGGCGCTGCGCATCAAACACGAGGGGATGAACCCCACCGGCTCGTTCAAAGACCGCGGGATGACTGTCGGCACGGCCGTCGCGAAGGAACTCGGCGTCGGCCGACTCGCCTGTGCGTCGACCGGCAACACGAGCGCCGCACTGGCGGCCTACGGCACCCGTGGCGGAATGGAAACGCTCGTCCTTCTGCCCGCAGGGAAAGTCGCCGCCGGCAAGGTGGCCCAGGCCAGCCTCCACGGCGCGCGCATTCTCGAGGTCGACGGCAACTTCGACGCCTGTCTCGACATCGTCCAGGACCTCGCCAGCCGCGGTGAGGTCTACCTGCTGAACTCGCTGAACCCCTTCCGACTCGAGGGCCAGAAGACGATCGGTCTCGAGATCCTCGAAGCGTTCCAGGCCGACTACGATGCGTTCCCCGACCGGATCGTCCTGCCGGTGGGCAACGCGGGCAACACCTCGGCGCTGTACAAGGCGTTCCGCGAGCTCGTTCAGGCGGGTGCACTCGAGCCCGAAGAGGTTCCGAAGCTAACCGGCGTCCAGGCCGAGGGGGCCGCGCCGATGGTCGAGGCCATCGAAAACGACGCCGACGAGGTTCGTCGGTGGGACGACGTCGAGACGCGGGCGACGGCGATCCGGATCGGCAATCCGGTCAACGCGCCGAAGGCCCTACCCGGCATCCGCGAGACCGGTGGCACGGCGATCTCGGTCTCAGACGAGGAAATCACCGACGCCCAGCGCGACCTCGCCCGCGAGGGGATCGGCGTCGAACCCGCCTCCGCGGCCTCCGTCGCTGGCCTACGAAAACTCCGCGCCGAGGGGATCGTCGACGACGACGAGCGGGTCGCCTGCCTGACGACGGGCCACCTGCTCAAAGACCCCGACGCAGCCGCAGCCGCTGGCGGCGATCCGGAGCCGGTGCCGGCCGACACCGACGGCGTGCTGGCCCATCTCGAGGAGTAGCCCACGGACGCACGACCTGCGTCAGACGGTCTGACGCGTGACTGACTGAGCTTTTTCACGGCGGGAATAAGACGGACTAACAGACCCATGGCCGCCGAGCAACGATCCGCCACGCGAACGCGTGGAGACGCCGACGCACCGGCACCCGCTCCGGATATCGACCTCGAGTTTCGCTCTCCGCTCGAGTCGGCGCTGTTGCGCACCGACGACCCAGACGAGGTGCCAACGGAGCTGGTGCTGTCACACCGAATCGAACGAACGAAGCTGCAGTCACAGATCGCCGCCCTCGAGCGAGAACTCCAGGCCAGCGAGCACCGGCGAACGCAGATCATCACGCAGTACGAACGACTACTCGAAGAACGGACGACTGAGCAAGAGCGAACTCGAGACGAGTGTTCGAAATCCGGGTTGCTGGGGCGGCTGTTCGACGGTCGCTAGCCGCAGCCGTCAGTCCGAACAGCCGACTTCGGCCGACGTATCCGCGTCGACCTCGATGGATCCGTCAGCCGGCGTCGACGAAACCTCACGGACGAACTCGAGGAAGTTCTCGAAGACGAGTTTCGCCTCGCAGGCTGCACGGTAGTTTTCCGCGGTGATCTCGGCGAGGACCGACTCGAGTCGCTCGTCGGAGAGGTTCTTGCGGTGGACGAGCGAGCGAGCGGTTTTCGGGTCGTATTCGGGGTGAAACTGGACACCGAAGACTCGGTCACGGCGAAAGCCGTGGTTCGAATACTCGTTTTTCGCGAGCGGCGTCGCCCCCGGCGGCAGTTCGGAGACCTCGTCCGAGTGGCTCGTAAAGGCCGTGAACGTCTCGTCGATGCCGTCGAACAGCCGTGAATCAGTCGTGCGCTCGATTTCGCTGTAGCCGACCTCGTAGGCACCCATGTCCTCGACGGTGCCGCCGAGGACGTCCGCTAACAGCTGGTGACCCCAACAGACCCCGAGACACGGAATGTCGCGGTCGACCGCGCCGGCGACCCACGATTTGGTCGCGTCGATCCAGTCGTCGTCCCAGTAGACAGACGACCGAGAACCGGTGATCACGACGGCGTCGAATCCGTAGTCGTCGGGCACCGTCCCGGTCGTCACGTCGTACTCCGACAGCGAAGCGTCGAGCTCGCGCCGGAAGTTTCGCGTCGTATTCTCGTCCTGGTGGGCGGCGTTCAGGACGGCAATTCGAAGCTGGCTCATCGGCCGCTAGTGGAGACTCCGCACGGATAGCCTTTCTGTACAACGCCGACGTTGCCGCGATCGTAGACGGAGCCTACTGGTGACGTCACGACCGATTCACGCGGTCCGCTCTCGAGGACGAAACACTCTGAGAAAGTGATAGACGCCGTGGGACACGTCGCCATCGACGGGGGCTACGTAGCGGTTCGCGAGAGCCGAGCGGCGGCGTGTCAGTCTTCGAGGTATGTCCGTGCCGCAGCCGCCAGCAGTTCACCCGCCGCAAGCACCGCCTCCCACTCGATCGACTCGTCCGGGAAGTGAGCCTGCTGGATCTCGCCCGGTCCGAACAGCACCGTCGGAATTCCGGCGTGAACGTAGTGGCGACTATCCGCGCCGTAGGTCGCCCCCCGCGGTGCGGTGTCGGACAGTCCCGCAGCCGTCATCGCGGACTGTACGGCCTTGACCACGGGCTCGTCGGGGTCGATCTCGGCCGGTTCGAACTGGATCGAAAAGCGCTCGAACGCCGGTGGGTTCGCCCCGAGGAAGGGGTCCGCCGCAACGACGGACGCCAGCCGCTCATCGAACTCCCGTTCGACCTCGTCGACGGTTTCACCGGGCGCGACGCCAATTCTGACCTCCGCTGTGAGTTCGTCGGGTACCGACGACGCCCAGCGACCCGCCTCGAGGCGACCGAAACAGACCGGCCACGGGATCGGAAACGCCTTGTACAGCGGGTGTTCGACGCGCTCACCGCGCTCCGACTCGAGGTCCGAAAAGGCCTGTCGGATGCGCTCGAAGTGGGGGAGAACGGACTCGCCGTGCCAGCGCGTCGCCGCGTGTGCCGACCGGCCCTCGATGCGGAGACGCTTCATGAGGCTCCCCTCCGTGGCGATCACCGGCCGGCAGTCCGTCGGCTCGGCGACGATCGCCGCGTCCCGCTCGAAGGGGTACGGGTTCTCGAGTGCGGCGGCCGCGGCACCGATGCCGCCTTCCTCCTCGCCGACGACGCTCTCGACGACGAGTCGGCCGTCGAAGTGGGGATCGGAGGCCGCGAGGTGGCGAGCAGCGAAGATCGCCGCCGCCAGCCCGGATTTCATGTCCGTCGCCCCACGGGCCGTAAGCGTCCCGTCCCGCCAGCGCGGCTCGAACGGCTCCCCAGTCCAGCCGCTGTCGGCTGGTACCACGTCCACGTGGCCGTTCAACACGAGCGTTCGGCCAGCATCGGGATCGCCGAACTCGAGGACGCCCGCGACGCTCGGCCGATTCGCCGTCTCGATCGCAGACGGATCGTCGGGAAACGACGGGTGATCGGCCAGCCGCTCGGGGTTGGCCTCCCAGGTGTACGTCTCGAAGCCGGCCTGCTCGAGGAACTCGCGAAGCCACTTCTGGGCTGGGGCCTCGTCTCCAGGGGTGGTCTCGAATCGACAGAGGTCGTCGACGAACGACCGCAACTGCTCGTCCCACGCGGTCGCAAAGGTCATACGTCAGCGATCCCCGAGAGAGGCAAAATAGCTTCGGAATCGCTGTCGCTCGCCCGTTTTGTAAGAGTAGGGACGAGAGGATAGACGACGGCCTCGACGTCGGCTCGGTCGATCCGGTGGACTGGATTCCAGGCATCTCCCCGAACCAGCCAGGAGGAAAAACAGCGTACAGCAGTCGGCCTCAGTTCCGGCCGAGTTTGCGGTCGATCCAGGGTTTGGCGAATGGACCGACGAGCAGCCAGAAGATCACCAGCGACAGGATCGGCGAGAGCCAGCGACCGTACTCGAACGGATTGATGAAGATCATGTACGAACCGTCCGAAAGCTGCAGGGCGGTCCGGAGGTTGTCCTCGGCGATGTCTCCGAGGACGACCCCGAGAACGAACGCGATCACCGAGTAGTTGTACCGAACCATGTAGAAGCCGATCACGCCGAAGATGATGATCGTCAGGATGTCGATCGGGTTGATCCGGAGGGCGTAGGTCCCAAGGAACGAGAGAACGACGACCATGGGGATGATGTAGTTCGTGTCGATCTTCGTCAGGTAGCCCAGGCGAGTGACCGCACCCAGTCCAACGACCAGGATGACGACGTTACCGATGAGCAGTGCCAGCAACATCGTGTATGTCAACAGCAACTCACCGTCGGCCTGAAACATCTGCGTGCCAGGCGTGACGCCGTGCATCAACAGGCCGCCGATGAGAACGGCCGTCGACGAACTCCCCGGAATACCGAAGGAGATCGCCGGCACGAGCGAGCCAGCGACGGTCCCGTTGTTCGATGACTCCGAGGCGACGACGCCGACCTCGTTGCCCGATCCGAACGTTTCGGGCTCACTCGACGATCTGACGGCTTCGGAGTAGGCAACGAAGTTCGAGACCGTCGCGCCTGCACCCGGAATCGCCCCGACGATCATACCGATCATTCCCGATTTGAACACCGTCACGGGCCGGCTGAACGTCGACTTGATCCCCTCTCTGATGCCGCTGGCGTCGATGGTGACTTCACCCTCGGCGATTCCACCTTTCTGCCCGGCGAGTTTCATCATCTCGGCGATCGCGAACAGTCCGATGAGCACGGCGACGAAGTCGATTCCGTCGAACAGCAGCAGGTGATCGGAGTATCGCCGGTCGGTGGCCACCGGCTGTGCCGACCCGATCGTCGTGACGAGCAAGCCAGCGAATCCAGCCAACAGCCCCTTCGCGAACGATCCCCGCGTGATCACCGTGATCATACAGAGCCCGAGCAGGGCGACCAAGAACCGCTCGGGCGTCCCAACCGCAAGCACCATCTGCGCGAGCAGCGGCGAGAACAGGATCAGCGCCGTGATCGTGAACAGGCCAGCAAACGCCGAGGCAGTCGCCGAGATCGACAGCGCCGTTCCCGCCCGACCCTGCTTCGACATCGGATAGCCGTCGAACATCGTCGCTGCCGACGACGACACCCCCGGTGTATTGATCAGGATCGCGGCGATAGATCCGCCGTACATCGAGCCGCTGTACACCCCGACGAGCAGGATAATCGCCGGTGCTGCATCGAGTGGCAGCGTCAGCGGCAGGATGATCGCCATCCCGAGTGGCGGGCCAAGTCCGGGCAACCCGCCGACGACGATCCCGAGAAGGACGCCTGCCAGCAGCCAGATCAGGATCTCGAGATCGAGCAGCGCAAGCGAGGCGTCGACGAACGTCTCGAAGCTCATACCAACATCACCAGCCACTCACCGACTGCAGCCGGAAGGGTAGACAGCCCGAGCAGGTCGTCCGGCGGCGTCGGCTCCCAGCCGGTGAGCCAGCCCTCAGCGATGTCGCTGCTGATGACTTCGTAGAACAGGTACGCCGTCACGAACGCGATCACGACGAGTCCCGCCGCTTTGAGCAGGTCCATCCGAACCCAGAGCGCCCAGAGGGTGACGAAGATCGGCGTCGCATACAGCATTCCGATCGTGAACGTGAGGATCATATACAGCACACAGAGCACACCGGTCACCGCCGGCCCCAGCGGGTCGTCGATGTCGTACGTATACATCGCGGCCGACTCGGTTTCCTCGTCGACCTTCGCTCCTTTCTCCCGTGCGTCGTCCATCCCGTCGTCGCCGAGGATCTGCTTCGGTTCGGCGACGAACGATTTCGTCGCCTCGCCGACTCGTTCGCGCATGCCAACGGCAGCGACGAGTAACGCAACACCGACGACGACCCGGTACTGGATCGCACCAGTCTCGAGGTACGTCGTTACGGCACCGTAGGACAGGTAAAGCCCGAGGGCACCTGCCAGCAGCGGCGCAACGACGGTGAGGTAGTTTCGTGCCAGGATGAGAAACGCCAGCAGCGCCGTCCCACCGGCCATTACCCGTGGGAACTCGGCCGCGACTGGCGAGAACTCGCGTGCACCCCAGAACATGTAGACGCCGACAACCAGGAACAACAGCAACAGAACGTGTTCCATCGTCGGTCGTTCCCGTAACACGGTTTGGCCCGCGTCCAAAACCCGTTGTGCAACGGCCCCGATACGTCCCTGAAAATCGTCTACTGCAGATCGTCCATTCCCCATTGTCAATCACGTCTCAAGATAGTCTGTGTCGTCTTCGTCCATCCCGATACAGTCCCCTTCACAGAACCGAATCCTCGCGGTGGCCTCCAGACAGCGCTCGCTCGAGCGAACGGCGTCGGACACGCTCGAGCGGATTCGACGTATGCACGTTTCACGTGGAATCGAAATATGGTGTGGCCAGTCGACTACGACTCTTCTTCGGCCAACTCGTTGAACGCGTCGAACCCGCCGATGGCGTCTTCGACCTGCTGTTCTTGCTCCTCGACGATGCCCGTCCAGGCCTCCTCGGCTGCATCCATGTCGCCGTACTCGAGGATGTTGCCCGTGTCTTCGGCCCACTCCTGGGCGCTATCGCTGTTGACGCCGACTTCGACCGCCTCTGAGATGATCTGCCGTTCTTCTTCCGGCGTGCCAGCCGGGGCGAGTTGGGTCTGGGTGAACTCTACGAGCCACGCCATACTGTCGCCGTAGTTCGTGATCATATCGAGGTCCTCCCCCATCTCCGTCGCGTCGACCTCGATGTCCATCAGGTTCACGACGGTGTAGGCCTCGCCGCTCTCTTCGGCACCGATCGCGGAGGTGTTCGTCGCGAACCCGGCAGCGACCTCGCCGGACTGGACCGCCTCGCTGGTCGGTCCGCCACCGTCGTACGGGACGGAGTTGTCGTACTCGAGGCCGTAGTCGTCTCGTAAGAGAAGCGTCGCGAGGTGGCTGTCGCTTCCTGCACCCTGGTACCCGAAGCCGGAGATGTCCCCGTCCGCGTACGCGTCGCGAAGCGCACCGTAGTCTTCGATACCGTACTCCTCGCCGAGGTCGCGGTTGACGATGAGCGTGTAGCCGAACGTGCCAGCGTAGCTAATCGGCTCGAAGTCCTCCTCGATGTGGAAACTATCCTCGAGCCCCTCGGCCGCCCAGGTGAAGTGTGCGCCGGCCGAGTTGACCGTTCCGAACGTATAGCCGTCGGGGTCTTGGGTCGACAGCCACTCGGTCCCGACCATACTGCCAGCGCCCGGACGGTTGTCCACGTCGACTGATTGGTCGAGCGGCCCTTCCATCCCCGGAAGAATCTGTCGAGCGTACGTGTCGGTCCCACCGCCTTCCGACCACGGAATCATCCACGTCAGCGAGTCAGTCGGGAACCCGTCTCCGTTTCCGCTACCGTTGTCATCGTCGTCA of Natrarchaeobaculum sulfurireducens contains these proteins:
- a CDS encoding type 1 glutamine amidotransferase, coding for MSQLRIAVLNAAHQDENTTRNFRRELDASLSEYDVTTGTVPDDYGFDAVVITGSRSSVYWDDDWIDATKSWVAGAVDRDIPCLGVCWGHQLLADVLGGTVEDMGAYEVGYSEIERTTDSRLFDGIDETFTAFTSHSDEVSELPPGATPLAKNEYSNHGFRRDRVFGVQFHPEYDPKTARSLVHRKNLSDERLESVLAEITAENYRAACEAKLVFENFLEFVREVSSTPADGSIEVDADTSAEVGCSD
- a CDS encoding ArgE/DapE family deacylase; the encoded protein is MTFATAWDEQLRSFVDDLCRFETTPGDEAPAQKWLREFLEQAGFETYTWEANPERLADHPSFPDDPSAIETANRPSVAGVLEFGDPDAGRTLVLNGHVDVVPADSGWTGEPFEPRWRDGTLTARGATDMKSGLAAAIFAARHLAASDPHFDGRLVVESVVGEEEGGIGAAAAALENPYPFERDAAIVAEPTDCRPVIATEGSLMKRLRIEGRSAHAATRWHGESVLPHFERIRQAFSDLESERGERVEHPLYKAFPIPWPVCFGRLEAGRWASSVPDELTAEVRIGVAPGETVDEVEREFDERLASVVAADPFLGANPPAFERFSIQFEPAEIDPDEPVVKAVQSAMTAAGLSDTAPRGATYGADSRHYVHAGIPTVLFGPGEIQQAHFPDESIEWEAVLAAGELLAAAARTYLED
- a CDS encoding tripartite tricarboxylate transporter permease — protein: MSFETFVDASLALLDLEILIWLLAGVLLGIVVGGLPGLGPPLGMAIILPLTLPLDAAPAIILLVGVYSGSMYGGSIAAILINTPGVSSSAATMFDGYPMSKQGRAGTALSISATASAFAGLFTITALILFSPLLAQMVLAVGTPERFLVALLGLCMITVITRGSFAKGLLAGFAGLLVTTIGSAQPVATDRRYSDHLLLFDGIDFVAVLIGLFAIAEMMKLAGQKGGIAEGEVTIDASGIREGIKSTFSRPVTVFKSGMIGMIVGAIPGAGATVSNFVAYSEAVRSSSEPETFGSGNEVGVVASESSNNGTVAGSLVPAISFGIPGSSSTAVLIGGLLMHGVTPGTQMFQADGELLLTYTMLLALLIGNVVILVVGLGAVTRLGYLTKIDTNYIIPMVVVLSFLGTYALRINPIDILTIIIFGVIGFYMVRYNYSVIAFVLGVVLGDIAEDNLRTALQLSDGSYMIFINPFEYGRWLSPILSLVIFWLLVGPFAKPWIDRKLGRN
- a CDS encoding Bug family tripartite tricarboxylate transporter substrate binding protein; its protein translation is MKRRHFVSSMGALGAVGLAGCLGDDDDNGSGNGDGFPTDSLTWMIPWSEGGGTDTYARQILPGMEGPLDQSVDVDNRPGAGSMVGTEWLSTQDPDGYTFGTVNSAGAHFTWAAEGLEDSFHIEEDFEPISYAGTFGYTLIVNRDLGEEYGIEDYGALRDAYADGDISGFGYQGAGSDSHLATLLLRDDYGLEYDNSVPYDGGGPTSEAVQSGEVAAGFATNTSAIGAEESGEAYTVVNLMDIEVDATEMGEDLDMITNYGDSMAWLVEFTQTQLAPAGTPEEERQIISEAVEVGVNSDSAQEWAEDTGNILEYGDMDAAEEAWTGIVEEQEQQVEDAIGGFDAFNELAEEES